From the Candidatus Methylacidiphilales bacterium genome, the window CACCGGATTCAGCTCCGGCGGGGCCACCATCGAGGCCGTTGCCTTGATGCGGAAAACCGTGGGCCCCTCCATGGGAGTCAAAGCCTCCGGGGGTATCAAGGATCTGGCCGCCGCCGAGGCCATGGTGGTCGCCGGGGCCAACCGGCTCGGCACCTCGGCCGGGGTCGCCATCGTCAAAGGATCAGTGGGTGGAGCGGGCTATTGAAGTCCGCCCCGTTTCCTGTCAGCAGACTTCTGGCATTCTGTCCCGCCTAAAAGGCTTCCAGCAGGGGTGTTCTCCCCATAGACGGCTTGGGTTCAACCCCCATGCTAGAGAACATGAATCCCTTCAAACCTTGGCTTTCTCTGTTGATCTTGATCTTCTCGGTTTCGCTCTGCCCCGCCGCGAGTGAGCCCCAATCGGAAAAAAGCAAAAGCACCCCCCATTCCCCGGCTTTTCCCAAAAAGCTTGAATGCAGGGCTTCGTGGTATGGAGGAAGGGCCCACGGCGGACCCACCGCATCGGGAGAAAAGTTCAACCAATACGCCCTGACAGCGGCCCACAAAACCCTGCCCTTCCATTCCCGGGTGCGCGTCACCAATCTCGCCAACGGGAAATCCGTCATTGTCCGCATCAATGACCGCGGCCCGTTCATCAGGGGTCGCGAAATCGACATTTCCTACGCCGCCGCCAAAAAGATCGGCATGCTCAACCAGGGCGTGACCCGGGTAAAAATCGAGATGCTCTGACCCTCCTCCTGCAGCGGCGGTCTGTGACCGCCGCTGCAAAAAAATCCACTCAGGGCCGGTGCAGGCCTTCGCCGAAAAGCTCTTCCACGGTCTGCTTCACGTTGGCCGAGCGCATGAGGGTCTCGCCGATGAGGAAACAATCGATCCCCTGCCCGCGGCAATAGTCGACATCGGCCGGGGTCTTGATTCCGCTTTCGGTGATGCCCAGGACATCGGCCGGAATTTCCGGGGCCAGATCCTCGGTGGCGGCGAGGTTGACCTCGAACGTTTTCAAATTCCGGTTGTTGATTCCGATGATGTCGGCCCCGAGATCGACCGCTCGGTCCATTTCGGCCAGATTGTGTACTTCAACCAGGACATCGAGTTGAAGGTCGTGGGCGGTGTGGTACAGGCGGGCCAGTTGGTCATCCTCCAAGGCGGCGACAATCAACAAGACCGCATCGGCCCCTGCGATGACCGATTCATAAATCTGGGGCACGGTCAGCATGAAATCCTTGCGCAGGAGCGGCACGTCCACTTGGTCGCGGATGTCCTGGAGGTAGCCGAGGTTTCCCTGGAAATACTTCTCGTCCGTGAGCACGGACAGCGCATGGGCTCCGGCATGGATGTATTCGCGGGCCTGTTGGACCGGATTGAAGTCATCCGTGATCACCCCGACCGAGGGCGACGCTTTTTTGATCTCGGCGATGAGCGTGGCCGCGCCCGGCTGGAAAAGCACGCGTCGGAAGCCGCGGAAATCATTCCGCTTGAGCGCGGCTTTGCGCAGCTCCGCGGCCAGGGGTTCCAGACGGGCTGCCTCGTCGCGCTTGGTGGCGAGGATCTCGGCCAGCTTGTTGTGGAAGGTGCTCAACCGTCATCCTCCTCATCTTCATCTTTGTCGGTGCGCTTCTTGCCCTTGAGGAAGGCACTGATGAAGTCATCCAGCTTTCCGTCAAGGACCCCCTGGACGTCATTGGTCTGTTCGCCGGTGCGCAGGTCTTTCACCATCTGGTAGGGCTGGAGGACGTAGGAACGTATCTGGCGGCCCCATCCGATTTCCCCCTTCTCGCTGTAGTGCTTCTCCTGCTCGGCGCGTTTCTTGTCCATCTCGATTTCGTAAAGGCGTGATTGGAGGACTTTCATCGCCGTGGCCTTGTTCTTGATCTGGGAACGTTCGTTCTGACAGGTCACGACCAAACCGGAAGGCATGTGGGTGATGCGGACGGCCGAGTCGGTGGTGTTGACCCCCTGCCCACCGTGGCCTCCGGCGCGGTAGACATCAACACGGATGTCCTTGTCCGGGATTTCAATCACGATGGTGTCGTCGACCTCGGCCAGGACATCGAGCGAAGCGAAGGAAGTTTGCCGCTTCCCGGCGGAATTGAAGGGTGAAATACGGACCAATCGGTGCACCCCGCGTTCGGCCTTGAGCAGTCCGTAGGCCATCGGTCCTTCCACCATGAGCGTGACGCTTTTGACCCCGGCTTCTTCGCCCCCGAGGTAATCCAGGATGTTGACCTTCATGCCGTGGCGCTCGGCCCAGCGGTTGTACATGCGCAGCATCATATTGGCCCAGTCACAGGCCTCGGTGCCCCCGGCACCCGCGTGGATGGAAACGATGGCGTTGTTGGGGTCTTGTTCACCGCTGAGCAGGACGGAAATCTCCAGGTCGTCCAAGGCTTTTTCAGCGGCCTGGTATTCCGCGGAAAAATCCGCACGCGCCTGGGCCGTGTTTTCTTCCTCGGTCAATTCCAGCAGCACGGAAAGATCGGCCACCCGTTTTTCCAGTGCATCGAGGCCGTTGATGCGGTTGCGCAAGGC encodes:
- a CDS encoding septal ring lytic transglycosylase RlpA family protein, whose translation is MNPFKPWLSLLILIFSVSLCPAASEPQSEKSKSTPHSPAFPKKLECRASWYGGRAHGGPTASGEKFNQYALTAAHKTLPFHSRVRVTNLANGKSVIVRINDRGPFIRGREIDISYAAAKKIGMLNQGVTRVKIEML
- the prfB gene encoding peptide chain release factor 2, with protein sequence MKHLTFPTSKPAPSSSGGFFDVPKLTTQLGELEQKMSAPGFWDNTDAAQKVMTEANALRNRINGLDALEKRVADLSVLLELTEEENTAQARADFSAEYQAAEKALDDLEISVLLSGEQDPNNAIVSIHAGAGGTEACDWANMMLRMYNRWAERHGMKVNILDYLGGEEAGVKSVTLMVEGPMAYGLLKAERGVHRLVRISPFNSAGKRQTSFASLDVLAEVDDTIVIEIPDKDIRVDVYRAGGHGGQGVNTTDSAVRITHMPSGLVVTCQNERSQIKNKATAMKVLQSRLYEIEMDKKRAEQEKHYSEKGEIGWGRQIRSYVLQPYQMVKDLRTGEQTNDVQGVLDGKLDDFISAFLKGKKRTDKDEDEEDDG
- the trpC gene encoding indole-3-glycerol phosphate synthase TrpC; translation: MSTFHNKLAEILATKRDEAARLEPLAAELRKAALKRNDFRGFRRVLFQPGAATLIAEIKKASPSVGVITDDFNPVQQAREYIHAGAHALSVLTDEKYFQGNLGYLQDIRDQVDVPLLRKDFMLTVPQIYESVIAGADAVLLIVAALEDDQLARLYHTAHDLQLDVLVEVHNLAEMDRAVDLGADIIGINNRNLKTFEVNLAATEDLAPEIPADVLGITESGIKTPADVDYCRGQGIDCFLIGETLMRSANVKQTVEELFGEGLHRP